From the Deltaproteobacteria bacterium genome, one window contains:
- a CDS encoding HXXEE domain-containing protein, translated as MLWVPVGQYEFLIGNWMKIGTYAVPFLFFGVLTMRGQHETGPLLADFKVLSVGLLVAYILHQDEEHWIDLFGNRYAFLGHINQLFATFGGCQDRMPCPLTPAAIFVINTSLVWLVGMIAIWRAPSHLFPALAMAGIVLVNAVSHIGAAVLQREYNPGLLTALVLFIPAGLFFYGKVLEIHSHYKPQVVFSMVWAVLAHVLMVGGMLVANLLRLIPESAYFFALVMWSCVPLFLFRRIDERPHSRL; from the coding sequence ATGTTGTGGGTCCCTGTCGGCCAATACGAGTTTCTTATTGGTAACTGGATGAAGATAGGAACCTATGCGGTGCCTTTCCTGTTTTTTGGTGTACTCACAATGCGTGGACAGCATGAGACAGGTCCGCTGCTTGCTGATTTCAAGGTGCTATCGGTGGGGTTACTGGTCGCCTACATCCTTCACCAAGATGAGGAACACTGGATCGATCTGTTTGGCAATCGCTACGCGTTTCTAGGGCACATCAACCAGCTCTTTGCCACCTTTGGCGGGTGTCAAGACAGGATGCCGTGCCCACTGACCCCCGCAGCCATTTTTGTCATTAACACTTCGTTAGTGTGGCTCGTTGGCATGATTGCCATCTGGCGCGCACCGTCACATCTGTTCCCTGCGCTGGCAATGGCTGGCATCGTGCTCGTTAATGCGGTTTCTCATATTGGTGCTGCGGTGCTCCAGCGGGAATACAATCCAGGACTTTTGACTGCTCTGGTCCTGTTCATCCCGGCTGGGTTGTTTTTCTACGGGAAAGTGCTGGAGATACACTCCCACTATAAGCCGCAGGTCGTATTCAGCATGGTCTGGGCTGTACTTGCCCATGTGCTCATGGTCGGAGGCATGCTCGTAGCCAACCTGCTGAGGCTGATACCAGAGAGTGCGTATTTCTTTGCACTCGTCATGTGGTCATGTGTTCCTTTGTTCCTATTCAGGCGGATTGACGAGAGACCTCATTCTCGACTTTAG
- a CDS encoding plasmid pRiA4b ORF-3 family protein codes for MSSQESAPAIYQFRIWLRGISPTIWRRILVRSDSTIADLHYILQLVMGWTDTHLHTFFIHGKDYGVYHSGGTVFADDPTHVYLHDFQLRAHERFLYTYDFGDNWEHEIRLEKVLPINPTQRYPVCVGGARACPPEDCGGPWGFLALHDHFRPGYTIHRTTEMLHELAQQRRILEEEEYEELSQLLYWLTAERFPRRLVNQRLRWYATDDPGWRDALCL; via the coding sequence ATGAGCAGTCAAGAGTCAGCGCCAGCCATTTACCAGTTTCGCATTTGGCTGCGTGGTATTAGCCCCACGATTTGGCGACGCATTCTTGTCCGCAGCGATAGTACCATCGCCGATCTCCATTATATTTTGCAGCTCGTCATGGGCTGGACCGATACCCATCTCCATACCTTCTTCATCCACGGCAAGGACTACGGCGTCTATCATAGCGGGGGGACGGTCTTTGCCGATGACCCGACCCACGTGTATCTCCATGATTTTCAGTTGCGTGCGCACGAGCGCTTTCTGTACACCTACGACTTTGGTGATAACTGGGAACACGAAATCCGATTGGAAAAAGTGCTGCCGATCAATCCCACACAGCGGTATCCAGTCTGTGTCGGCGGTGCCCGTGCCTGTCCGCCCGAAGACTGTGGCGGTCCCTGGGGCTTTCTCGCGCTCCACGATCACTTCCGCCCCGGATACACGATTCATCGAACGACGGAAATGTTGCACGAGCTCGCGCAGCAACGGAGGATCTTGGAGGAAGAAGAATACGAAGAACTCAGCCAGTTGCTCTACTGGCTCACGGCTGAGCGGTTTCCGCGTCGGCTCGTCAACCAACGGTTACG